A DNA window from Candidatus Protochlamydia naegleriophila contains the following coding sequences:
- a CDS encoding histidine phosphatase family protein, with the protein MNKSCEIYLVRHGETDWNAAGRIQGHTDIPLNTLSLGQAAQLGSSLAHIDFSAVYSSDLSRAKETARLIIGPRVLPFIETPALRERWAGSFEGQSKETLDHWTEKFFLSQEALSQDYCLKTPWHPEIESQASIFKRALTFLAEQLSTYCEQTILAVTHGGVIRAFLDHLSFIPKNKWIVPNCGFIKLKLTESALHLEEIHGIIRSHLP; encoded by the coding sequence ATGAATAAAAGCTGCGAAATCTATCTAGTTCGGCACGGAGAGACCGATTGGAATGCAGCCGGACGCATCCAAGGACATACAGATATTCCCTTGAATACTCTGAGCCTGGGCCAAGCGGCGCAACTCGGCTCGAGTTTAGCGCACATAGATTTTTCAGCCGTCTATTCGTCGGACTTATCGCGCGCCAAAGAAACAGCCAGACTGATCATTGGCCCGCGTGTTCTCCCCTTTATTGAGACGCCAGCCCTGCGAGAACGTTGGGCCGGCTCATTTGAAGGTCAATCGAAAGAAACACTCGATCACTGGACCGAAAAGTTCTTTCTCTCTCAGGAAGCCTTATCACAAGACTATTGTTTAAAAACCCCTTGGCATCCAGAAATTGAATCCCAAGCATCGATCTTTAAACGAGCCTTAACATTTTTAGCAGAACAGCTGTCAACCTACTGCGAACAAACGATTCTTGCCGTAACTCATGGCGGAGTCATCAGAGCCTTCCTCGATCACCTATCTTTCATACCTAAGAATAAGTGGATCGTTCCCAATTGCGGCTTTATTAAGCTCAAACTGACAGAAAGCGCGTTGCACTTGGAAGAAATACATGGAATAATAAGAAGCCATCTTCCTTAG